A region of Fibrobacter sp. UWR3 DNA encodes the following proteins:
- a CDS encoding lysylphosphatidylglycerol synthase transmembrane domain-containing protein: MQPDNRKKTTKMLFTAIKVIVTVGGLAYILNKIPFFDAISNWKPSALPWLLFILFLTVVLMAIQANRWRGLLLEDGKKVKFRTFYAYIALGYFFNNLLPSGFGGDAVKTVAFGRKFGNTANSVAAIAISRVMGLIAMFLSFFIAIPFVLIRYQVPAHYTITVSAVAILALVIIVGSLFLDKIKIPDKLVQKVPFLLKLQQAFAIYRSHPKAFWLSGLDSVWLQIVTIIIHYAYFRAVGIDVNIAVITVFTTIMVTFTMLPISINGIGIRENVQVSLYTGLLGIPADVVLASTLLSYLPLLFQAAQGAIVLLKIRK, translated from the coding sequence ATGCAACCCGACAATCGAAAAAAAACGACAAAAATGCTTTTTACGGCGATAAAAGTCATCGTTACCGTCGGGGGATTGGCATATATTCTGAACAAAATCCCGTTTTTTGACGCCATTTCGAACTGGAAGCCGTCGGCTCTCCCCTGGTTGCTCTTTATTTTGTTCTTAACCGTCGTTCTCATGGCTATCCAGGCAAACCGCTGGCGCGGTTTATTGCTCGAGGACGGGAAAAAAGTCAAATTTCGCACTTTTTACGCCTACATTGCGCTAGGTTACTTTTTCAACAACCTGCTCCCCAGCGGTTTCGGTGGAGATGCCGTCAAGACGGTCGCATTCGGGCGCAAATTCGGGAACACGGCAAACTCCGTTGCGGCAATTGCGATATCACGTGTCATGGGGCTTATCGCGATGTTCCTCAGTTTTTTCATCGCAATCCCGTTCGTCTTGATTCGCTACCAGGTTCCAGCCCATTACACCATCACCGTAAGCGCAGTTGCCATATTAGCCCTGGTTATCATTGTCGGGAGCCTATTTCTGGATAAAATCAAGATTCCAGACAAACTTGTTCAAAAAGTTCCGTTCCTGCTGAAGTTGCAACAGGCTTTCGCCATCTACCGGAGCCACCCGAAGGCGTTCTGGTTATCGGGACTGGATTCCGTATGGTTGCAGATTGTGACCATCATTATCCACTACGCCTACTTCCGTGCCGTAGGAATTGATGTCAATATCGCCGTCATAACGGTATTCACCACCATCATGGTTACATTTACCATGCTCCCGATATCCATAAACGGAATCGGTATCCGCGAGAACGTGCAGGTCAGCCTTTACACGGGGCTTCTCGGAATCCCTGCCGACGTAGTACTTGCATCCACCCTGCTCAGTTACCTGCCACTACTATTCCAGGCAGCCCAGGGAGCAATCGTGCTCCTAAAAATCCGTAAGTAA
- a CDS encoding LamG-like jellyroll fold domain-containing protein, which translates to MKKWIMVPAVASMAMVGMFGCSSDSTDSKSPVAIEGVEGASGEIALVSASDAKAHMAMFRRSVVDSWQFESAESDSASTGVDSVLQNSNFAVDADVTVEDDSVYTVASAGVDGKGFAWMVQVENGAVVYSWRENAESEWQKFKTEKRIEKLEKNNVRVELAGKVVVIFVNGKIEGAFRNEKFGSFTMEGLFTVGFDKFDMGKCHCHNGHVEQVDVETVNEIEDTPIDSIEVVEPVETPIDTIAGGSDPVPETVWIAEWDFNDAENVGLDVTGNGHNATIGEGSVASTDGIAAFDGKSGFTVALADDIKINEFVVEARVKPTQFGTMQNIIVAEPPGRGVDGWQLRIDEGVLTVHLRDDDLNGDDWNIFPGKRMTLGEWNVIRMERSADSVKLFQNGELTVAAAYTGDLTQMRYNWSIGFDGMQQAFHNRYFIGEMDYVRFGAFNGFSAGVLPVKSKRLLVAWEFNEPTFIGLDRMANNSTHDLVGSPKVADTTVALDGRSGLEVGLSKVFQRNTFAIETRVKPTQFGEMQNIIVAEPPGRYGDGWIVRLDNGVLTVHFRDEDTDGITWNILKGEKLALDEWTDIRVERGAESIKVFQNGELTAEAETTGDISQLGYDIGIGFDAMRQAKHDRFFEGEIDFIRYYGL; encoded by the coding sequence ATGAAAAAATGGATTATGGTTCCTGCCGTGGCTTCGATGGCGATGGTTGGAATGTTCGGATGTTCGTCGGATTCGACGGACTCTAAATCTCCGGTTGCAATAGAGGGCGTAGAAGGGGCATCCGGCGAGATTGCTCTTGTGAGTGCTTCGGATGCGAAGGCTCACATGGCTATGTTCAGGCGCTCTGTTGTGGATTCCTGGCAGTTTGAATCTGCTGAATCCGATAGCGCCTCTACGGGAGTTGATTCTGTCCTGCAGAATTCGAATTTCGCAGTTGATGCTGATGTGACGGTCGAAGACGATTCTGTCTATACGGTTGCTTCTGCCGGTGTCGATGGCAAGGGCTTTGCCTGGATGGTCCAGGTTGAAAACGGTGCCGTCGTTTATTCCTGGCGCGAAAATGCCGAAAGCGAATGGCAGAAGTTCAAGACCGAAAAGCGCATTGAAAAACTCGAAAAGAACAATGTCCGCGTCGAACTTGCGGGTAAGGTCGTTGTCATTTTTGTGAACGGCAAAATCGAAGGCGCCTTCCGCAACGAAAAGTTCGGCTCCTTCACGATGGAAGGCTTGTTCACGGTTGGTTTCGACAAATTCGATATGGGGAAGTGCCATTGCCATAACGGCCATGTGGAACAGGTCGATGTGGAAACGGTCAACGAGATCGAGGATACCCCGATTGATTCTATCGAAGTGGTTGAACCGGTTGAAACGCCTATTGATACTATCGCCGGCGGGAGCGACCCTGTTCCCGAGACGGTTTGGATTGCCGAATGGGACTTCAATGATGCCGAGAATGTCGGCCTCGACGTGACTGGTAACGGCCACAACGCGACCATCGGTGAAGGTTCGGTGGCTTCCACAGATGGAATTGCCGCTTTTGACGGCAAGTCTGGCTTTACCGTGGCCTTGGCTGACGATATCAAGATTAACGAGTTTGTTGTCGAGGCTCGCGTGAAGCCGACTCAGTTCGGTACCATGCAGAACATCATTGTGGCCGAGCCCCCCGGACGTGGTGTGGATGGCTGGCAGCTTCGCATTGACGAGGGTGTGCTGACGGTTCACCTGCGTGATGACGATCTCAACGGTGACGACTGGAATATCTTCCCGGGCAAGCGTATGACTCTTGGCGAATGGAATGTCATTCGTATGGAACGCAGTGCCGATAGTGTCAAGCTTTTCCAGAATGGCGAACTTACCGTTGCTGCCGCCTATACGGGTGATCTGACTCAGATGCGCTACAACTGGAGCATCGGTTTCGATGGTATGCAGCAGGCTTTCCACAACCGCTACTTCATCGGCGAAATGGACTATGTCCGCTTTGGAGCCTTTAACGGCTTTAGCGCAGGCGTGTTGCCGGTGAAGTCCAAGAGGCTTCTTGTGGCTTGGGAATTCAATGAACCTACGTTTATTGGCCTTGACCGCATGGCAAACAACTCTACGCACGATTTGGTGGGTAGCCCGAAGGTTGCCGATACGACGGTTGCGCTTGATGGCAGGTCTGGCTTGGAAGTTGGCCTCTCGAAGGTATTCCAGCGCAATACGTTTGCGATTGAAACCCGCGTAAAGCCGACCCAGTTTGGTGAAATGCAGAATATCATTGTTGCCGAGCCTCCTGGACGCTATGGCGACGGTTGGATTGTCCGCCTCGACAATGGCGTGCTGACGGTGCATTTCCGCGACGAGGATACTGACGGCATTACCTGGAATATTCTCAAGGGCGAAAAGCTTGCCCTGGATGAATGGACCGACATTCGCGTGGAACGTGGTGCCGAATCCATCAAGGTGTTCCAGAATGGCGAACTGACGGCTGAAGCTGAGACGACGGGTGATATCTCGCAGCTCGGTTACGACATCGGTATCGGTTTCGATGCCATGAGGCAGGCCAAGCACGACCGCTTCTTTGAGGGTGAAATCGACTTCATCCGCTACTACGGGCTGTAA
- a CDS encoding glycosyltransferase family 2 protein translates to MKIDVGIINYNGGTELLECVRSLLAQSEPVRVLVFDNASADDSIRILKEQNLDCTVIECPKNLGYAGACNGLLEKMNADIQVLCNMDLEFDPAWAKNLLACFERHPEAGSVASLVMEKSGVVNAVGVQFGADLFAKNEASGLNISEADVREKDVFGCYGAVMSFRKAAAEAAGKMDASYFLFFEETEWYFRHNLAGYRTVFCPEAKVYHERSMTTVRYSPRKLFYSERNRLRTAIRLLPFADIVKLPFRGFVRYLNMAKGGVPGQSGDGKKLSKAAICGALLKAWLQALAMLPQELCIRRKYRKQFGDVGAKVRAILEMYPIRP, encoded by the coding sequence ATGAAAATCGACGTAGGTATTATCAACTATAATGGTGGCACGGAACTTCTGGAATGTGTAAGGAGCTTGCTTGCGCAATCTGAACCTGTGCGTGTGCTTGTTTTTGATAATGCTTCTGCGGACGATTCCATACGTATTTTGAAGGAACAAAACTTAGACTGCACCGTAATTGAATGCCCCAAGAATCTTGGATATGCGGGAGCCTGTAATGGACTGCTCGAAAAGATGAATGCCGACATTCAGGTGCTTTGCAATATGGACCTGGAATTCGACCCGGCTTGGGCAAAAAACTTGCTTGCGTGTTTTGAACGCCATCCGGAAGCGGGCTCGGTTGCAAGCCTCGTGATGGAAAAGAGCGGGGTAGTGAATGCGGTCGGCGTGCAGTTCGGCGCGGACCTTTTCGCAAAAAACGAAGCAAGCGGGTTGAATATTTCCGAAGCCGATGTGCGCGAGAAGGATGTGTTCGGATGCTATGGTGCGGTAATGAGTTTCCGTAAGGCGGCTGCCGAGGCTGCCGGCAAGATGGATGCGAGTTACTTCTTGTTCTTTGAGGAAACGGAATGGTATTTCCGCCATAACCTCGCGGGGTACAGGACGGTCTTTTGCCCCGAGGCAAAGGTCTATCATGAACGCTCGATGACGACGGTGCGCTATTCCCCGCGCAAGCTGTTCTATTCCGAGAGGAACCGCCTGCGTACTGCGATTCGCTTGCTGCCATTTGCAGATATTGTGAAGTTGCCGTTCCGCGGGTTCGTGCGTTACCTGAACATGGCGAAGGGCGGCGTTCCCGGGCAATCGGGTGACGGGAAAAAACTCTCGAAGGCTGCCATTTGCGGTGCGTTGCTGAAGGCCTGGTTGCAGGCATTGGCAATGCTCCCGCAGGAACTTTGTATTCGCAGGAAATACCGCAAACAGTTCGGCGATGTCGGCGCGAAGGTGCGCGCTATTCTTGAGATGTACCCGATTCGGCCCTGA
- a CDS encoding GDP-mannose 4,6-dehydratase, whose product MKVVIVGASGFVGRYLARELESAGHSTVKVDLPEVNLQNAGQVEALIESAKPDAVVNLAAISSVGASWKNPAATISVNVNGTLNLLEAIRKHAPQAKTLLIGSAEEYAIPEGRSPLKETDPLEASNPYGISKIAQENFAQLYRKKYGMKIVCTRSFNHTGVGQTTTFALPSFVKQVAAIDKSGKPGKILVGNLSAWRDFSDVEDVVHVYRMLLENENEFDIYNVGSGIANKIEDLLKNVILKFTPVEIEIVVDPEKVRPVETPYLCADNSRVKKYWKGTDIRVTLKKMFDHFRAESGTSQE is encoded by the coding sequence ATGAAGGTCGTCATCGTCGGGGCATCGGGATTCGTCGGCAGGTACTTAGCCCGCGAACTTGAATCCGCAGGGCATTCCACCGTAAAGGTGGACCTTCCCGAAGTGAACCTGCAGAACGCAGGCCAGGTGGAAGCACTTATTGAAAGCGCCAAGCCCGACGCCGTCGTGAATCTCGCAGCCATCAGTTCGGTAGGGGCTTCGTGGAAAAATCCTGCCGCCACTATCAGCGTGAACGTGAACGGAACGCTCAACCTGCTGGAAGCAATCCGCAAGCATGCTCCGCAGGCAAAGACTCTTTTAATCGGGAGCGCCGAGGAATACGCCATTCCCGAAGGCAGATCCCCGCTCAAGGAAACGGACCCACTCGAAGCGAGCAACCCCTACGGCATCTCGAAGATTGCGCAAGAAAACTTCGCACAGCTCTACCGCAAGAAATACGGCATGAAAATAGTGTGCACACGTTCGTTCAACCACACTGGAGTCGGGCAGACAACTACGTTTGCGCTCCCGAGTTTCGTGAAGCAGGTCGCCGCAATCGACAAGTCGGGCAAGCCCGGCAAGATTCTCGTGGGCAACCTGAGCGCCTGGCGCGATTTCTCCGATGTGGAAGACGTCGTGCATGTCTACCGCATGCTGCTCGAGAACGAGAACGAGTTCGATATCTACAACGTGGGTTCCGGCATCGCGAATAAAATCGAGGACCTGCTCAAAAACGTGATTCTAAAATTCACGCCCGTCGAAATCGAAATCGTCGTGGATCCCGAGAAGGTTCGTCCAGTAGAAACACCATACCTCTGCGCAGACAACTCCCGCGTGAAAAAGTACTGGAAGGGCACCGACATCCGCGTGACGCTCAAGAAGATGTTCGACCACTTCAGGGCCGAATCGGGTACATCTCAAGAATAG
- the gmd gene encoding GDP-mannose 4,6-dehydratase: MKRALITGITGQDGSYLAEFLLEKGYEVYGLVRRKSKLDFNNAEHLKGKVTFIFGDMTDSASLLRAMEIAKPDEIYNLAAQSFVTTSWETPLSTADINAIGVTKLLEAVRLCKPDTRVYQASTSEMFGKVQAVPQNETTPFYPRSPYGVSKLYGHWIIKNYRESYGMFACSGILFNHESERRGAEFVTRKITIAVAKIKAGKQDVLELGNMDASRDWGHSADYVRAMWLMLQQEQADDYVVATGVTHKVREFVQLAFKAAGMEIEFHGEGENEYATLKGTDKVVVKVNPQFFRPAEVDLLIGDASKAKKVLGWKPEISYEQLVKRMVDSDIKLLAEGKI, translated from the coding sequence ATGAAACGCGCACTTATTACAGGCATTACCGGTCAGGACGGTTCGTACCTGGCTGAATTCCTTCTCGAGAAGGGTTACGAAGTTTACGGACTTGTCCGCCGCAAGAGCAAGCTCGACTTTAACAACGCCGAGCACCTCAAGGGCAAGGTTACATTCATTTTTGGTGACATGACCGATTCCGCATCGCTCCTGCGCGCCATGGAAATCGCGAAACCCGACGAGATTTACAATCTTGCCGCTCAATCGTTCGTGACTACATCGTGGGAAACGCCGCTCTCTACCGCCGACATCAACGCCATCGGCGTCACCAAACTCCTGGAAGCGGTTCGCCTCTGCAAGCCTGACACGCGCGTATACCAAGCATCCACCAGCGAAATGTTCGGTAAAGTGCAGGCCGTTCCGCAAAACGAAACGACACCGTTCTACCCGCGCAGCCCCTACGGGGTTTCCAAACTCTACGGGCACTGGATTATCAAGAACTACCGCGAAAGTTACGGCATGTTTGCCTGCTCCGGCATCCTCTTCAACCACGAATCCGAACGCCGCGGTGCCGAATTCGTAACCCGCAAGATTACCATCGCCGTCGCAAAGATCAAGGCCGGCAAACAAGACGTGCTCGAACTAGGCAACATGGATGCTAGCCGCGACTGGGGCCATAGCGCCGACTACGTACGCGCCATGTGGCTCATGCTTCAACAGGAACAGGCCGACGATTATGTAGTCGCCACAGGCGTAACCCACAAGGTTCGCGAATTTGTACAACTCGCATTCAAGGCTGCCGGAATGGAAATTGAGTTTCACGGCGAAGGCGAAAACGAATACGCCACACTTAAGGGCACCGACAAGGTTGTCGTGAAGGTGAACCCGCAATTCTTCCGCCCTGCCGAAGTAGACCTACTTATCGGTGATGCAAGCAAGGCAAAGAAGGTTCTCGGCTGGAAACCCGAAATCAGCTACGAGCAGTTGGTCAAGCGCATGGTGGATAGCGACATCAAGCTCCTTGCCGAAGGAAAGATTTGA
- a CDS encoding DNA polymerase III subunit alpha — MAFVHLQVHSEFSVLKSSARLDGILAAAAAENAPAVALTDHGAMFGILEIQTRGKDMNKARKEKGLPPVKTIYGCHVYVDSPSASAKDPTTYERLTLLVENEKGYYNLLRIVSYRYEESDRWAEIPSVPLDVVNQHKEGLIAIAGDYFSRYGQNVTSGREAQAREYMDNLDKIFDRDHLYLSVCDNGIQQQRGVNEFNVKLAQEMGREVVAVADVHYIKPEDSTAHKVLRCISLKTTLNDFTDSRFPTDQFYFRSEEEMVKLFGHIPGAIENTVKIAERCNFTVKTGIGDEFWPRFKIPEDFLASEEYQNIKAIMKAEYDAEYPEIHERERLGIIKDKAKKLIAAYCAEKGVDEKSLTDEEKAEFQNQASQEPFTDEDNKAWEKNTHRWCKPGGDADIYITHLCNERLKWRFPDEDFKFPARETDVAKRMYKELNCIRNMNVAGYLLIVWDFINWSRDNGIPVGPGRGSAAGSLVTYIIGITDIDPLKFDLLFERFLNPERVSMPDIDTDFADRDRGRVIQYVTDKYGYDCVGQIITYGMLKSKAVITDVARVLGLPPAEAKQITKLFPQRTLNFSLEQAWTGKKKNKKGGEDPLEDGYSSEPLQALVNSRASYQNLWEIAKKLEDLPRQTGVHACGVVITPTPIYNLAPLYRAAPADTPVVMYDKHYAEDIGLLKMDFLGLINLSIIQDTVSMVKKNRGIDLDMGHIPLDDKETFDLLGKGMTTTVFQFESPGMQKYLRELKPTRIFDLIAMNALYRPGPIDQIPHFIARKNGREEIDCYHPDLEQVLGETYGVIVYQEQVMKLAQILGGYTLGGADNIRRIMAKKMPEKMAKLEPEFFRKCEERGYDHAVIDKIWKAVLPFCGYAFNKSHAAAYAYVAYQTAYLKAHYGAEYMAASMTSKMGKTEDIVTIIQESKRLGIKVLTPDINTSYGVFTANPEGQILYGLAGIRNVGLAVVEDVVAEREKRGPYKDIFDFCKRVAEYQGSFSEKHPPLSKKVLECLIMAGALDSLPGSRAALMATVDRAIEVAAKHQEDKSMGQMSLFDLGGAGGAGLENTAEVLEEAEPWGDMEMLDKERNVLGMCLSGHPLDEFRPELKGFTTVSLNYDDLRKKVGSRVAVGGVVTQMRSIETKRGDTIGIGMMCDFHGDVELFFKKDDWERFRDKISEGDRILVKGELEFKRDKERKPTEELQITVEEAIQFDTVRKSMVNFVHISMESGMITEEFLQKLEEGLAGFEVFEETEHGCRLVCHVETPSGFEHIIKLNKYKVYYTVELLNWLRQDMGLTKIWASPKENR, encoded by the coding sequence ATGGCTTTTGTTCATTTGCAAGTTCATTCCGAATTTTCCGTATTGAAGTCTTCTGCTCGCCTTGATGGCATTTTGGCTGCGGCCGCAGCCGAAAATGCCCCCGCCGTAGCCCTTACAGACCACGGCGCCATGTTCGGCATTCTTGAAATACAGACGCGCGGGAAGGACATGAACAAGGCTCGCAAGGAGAAGGGCCTCCCTCCGGTAAAGACTATTTACGGCTGCCACGTGTACGTGGATTCCCCGAGTGCAAGTGCGAAGGACCCGACCACTTATGAACGCCTGACCCTGCTTGTCGAAAACGAGAAGGGTTATTACAACCTGCTCCGTATTGTGAGCTACCGCTATGAGGAAAGCGACCGCTGGGCGGAAATTCCCTCGGTCCCGCTGGATGTAGTGAACCAGCACAAGGAAGGTCTGATTGCCATTGCGGGCGATTACTTTAGCCGTTATGGACAGAACGTGACATCGGGTCGCGAAGCCCAGGCTCGCGAGTACATGGACAATCTTGACAAGATTTTTGACCGCGACCATCTTTACTTATCCGTATGCGATAACGGAATCCAGCAACAGCGAGGTGTGAATGAATTCAATGTGAAGTTGGCGCAGGAGATGGGCCGCGAAGTTGTGGCGGTTGCCGACGTGCACTACATAAAGCCTGAAGATTCTACTGCACACAAGGTGTTGCGTTGCATCTCGTTAAAGACGACCCTCAACGATTTCACCGATTCACGCTTCCCGACGGACCAGTTCTATTTCCGTTCCGAAGAAGAAATGGTCAAACTTTTTGGGCATATCCCGGGCGCTATCGAGAATACGGTCAAGATTGCTGAGCGTTGCAACTTTACTGTCAAAACCGGTATTGGCGATGAGTTCTGGCCCAGGTTCAAGATACCGGAAGATTTCCTTGCGTCCGAGGAATACCAAAATATTAAAGCAATCATGAAGGCCGAATACGATGCGGAGTACCCGGAAATTCATGAACGTGAACGGTTGGGGATAATCAAGGATAAGGCGAAAAAATTGATAGCCGCCTATTGCGCCGAGAAGGGCGTTGACGAGAAATCCTTGACCGATGAGGAAAAGGCCGAATTCCAGAACCAGGCTTCGCAGGAACCCTTTACCGACGAAGACAACAAGGCTTGGGAAAAGAATACACACCGCTGGTGTAAACCGGGTGGCGACGCCGATATCTACATCACGCACCTGTGTAACGAACGCCTCAAATGGCGATTCCCCGACGAAGACTTCAAGTTCCCCGCGCGCGAGACCGATGTGGCCAAGCGCATGTACAAGGAATTGAACTGTATCCGCAATATGAACGTGGCGGGCTACCTGCTTATTGTGTGGGACTTCATCAACTGGTCGCGTGATAACGGAATTCCCGTAGGCCCGGGACGTGGTTCCGCTGCAGGCTCGCTTGTTACCTACATCATCGGCATTACGGATATTGACCCGCTCAAGTTCGATTTGCTATTTGAACGATTCCTGAATCCGGAACGCGTGAGCATGCCTGATATCGATACGGACTTTGCGGATAGGGACCGCGGGCGCGTTATCCAGTACGTGACCGACAAGTATGGCTACGATTGCGTGGGACAGATTATTACCTACGGTATGCTCAAGTCGAAGGCGGTGATTACTGACGTTGCCCGCGTCTTGGGGCTCCCGCCTGCCGAGGCAAAGCAGATTACAAAACTGTTCCCGCAGAGAACGCTGAACTTTAGCCTTGAACAGGCCTGGACGGGAAAAAAGAAAAATAAGAAGGGGGGAGAGGATCCTCTTGAAGACGGCTATAGCTCGGAACCCCTGCAGGCGCTCGTCAACAGCCGCGCCAGTTACCAGAACCTCTGGGAAATTGCGAAAAAGTTGGAGGATTTACCGCGCCAGACGGGCGTGCATGCCTGTGGTGTGGTGATTACGCCGACTCCGATTTACAACCTGGCCCCGCTTTACCGTGCCGCCCCTGCCGATACGCCTGTGGTGATGTACGACAAGCACTACGCCGAAGACATCGGGCTTTTGAAGATGGACTTCCTTGGCCTGATTAACTTGTCCATCATTCAGGACACGGTGAGCATGGTCAAGAAAAACCGTGGGATAGACCTTGATATGGGCCATATTCCACTGGATGACAAGGAAACGTTTGACCTGCTCGGCAAGGGCATGACGACAACGGTGTTCCAGTTTGAATCTCCGGGTATGCAGAAATACCTGCGCGAACTGAAGCCGACGCGAATTTTTGACTTGATCGCTATGAACGCCCTGTATCGCCCGGGGCCTATCGACCAGATTCCGCACTTTATTGCACGTAAGAACGGCAGGGAAGAAATTGACTGCTATCACCCGGATTTGGAACAAGTTCTTGGTGAAACTTACGGCGTGATTGTGTACCAGGAACAGGTGATGAAACTTGCCCAGATTTTGGGCGGCTATACCCTGGGTGGCGCTGACAATATTCGCCGTATCATGGCGAAGAAGATGCCCGAAAAGATGGCGAAACTCGAACCGGAGTTCTTCAGGAAGTGTGAAGAACGTGGTTACGACCATGCGGTTATCGATAAGATTTGGAAGGCCGTGCTCCCGTTCTGCGGATACGCGTTCAACAAGAGCCATGCCGCAGCGTACGCCTACGTGGCTTACCAGACGGCATACCTCAAGGCTCATTACGGTGCAGAATACATGGCTGCATCGATGACCTCAAAAATGGGCAAGACCGAAGATATCGTGACGATTATTCAGGAAAGCAAGCGCCTCGGAATCAAGGTGCTGACTCCCGATATCAATACGTCGTACGGCGTGTTTACGGCGAATCCGGAAGGGCAGATTTTGTACGGGCTCGCGGGTATCCGCAACGTGGGCCTTGCCGTTGTCGAAGACGTTGTTGCCGAACGTGAAAAGCGCGGCCCCTACAAGGACATATTTGATTTTTGCAAGCGTGTCGCGGAATACCAGGGTTCGTTCAGCGAAAAGCATCCGCCTTTGAGCAAGAAGGTGCTGGAATGCCTTATCATGGCGGGTGCACTTGATTCGTTGCCGGGTAGCCGTGCTGCGTTAATGGCTACCGTTGACCGTGCCATCGAAGTGGCCGCCAAGCATCAGGAAGACAAGTCGATGGGGCAGATGTCCTTGTTTGACTTGGGGGGCGCTGGCGGTGCGGGATTGGAAAATACTGCAGAAGTCCTTGAAGAAGCGGAACCTTGGGGCGATATGGAAATGCTCGACAAGGAACGCAATGTGCTGGGCATGTGCCTCTCGGGGCATCCGCTGGATGAATTCCGCCCCGAACTGAAGGGATTTACGACTGTTTCGCTGAATTACGATGACCTGCGGAAAAAGGTCGGGTCGCGCGTTGCGGTCGGCGGCGTTGTCACGCAGATGCGCTCTATCGAGACAAAACGTGGCGATACGATTGGAATCGGCATGATGTGTGATTTCCATGGGGATGTGGAACTCTTCTTCAAGAAAGATGACTGGGAACGTTTCCGCGACAAGATTTCCGAAGGCGATCGCATTTTGGTGAAGGGTGAACTTGAATTCAAGCGTGACAAGGAGCGCAAGCCTACCGAGGAACTGCAGATTACTGTGGAAGAGGCGATTCAGTTCGACACCGTGCGCAAAAGCATGGTAAATTTTGTCCATATAAGCATGGAATCCGGAATGATAACGGAGGAATTCCTCCAGAAATTGGAAGAAGGCCTGGCCGGTTTTGAAGTCTTTGAAGAAACAGAGCACGGGTGCCGCCTGGTATGCCATGTGGAAACGCCATCGGGTTTTGAACACATAATAAAGTTGAACAAGTACAAGGTCTACTATACGGTGGAACTGCTGAATTGGCTCCGCCAAGATATGGGACTCA